A window of the Haloquadratum walsbyi C23 genome harbors these coding sequences:
- a CDS encoding universal stress protein codes for MKILLGVDGTDTSLHALEQTVTRAKEAGDDVTVGIVTRDSDRSVAGTRSDVDEIIESSEIDVTVQHLDGDPGSQLVELAESEDFDKLVIGGGKRSPMGKIQIGSLAEFILLNSRITVSLIR; via the coding sequence ATGAAGATTCTTCTTGGCGTGGACGGGACCGATACTTCCCTTCACGCGCTTGAGCAAACGGTCACACGAGCCAAAGAGGCTGGCGATGATGTAACAGTCGGCATCGTCACTCGTGATTCCGATCGGTCTGTAGCAGGAACCAGATCAGATGTTGATGAGATTATTGAGTCCTCAGAGATTGATGTAACAGTTCAACATCTTGATGGTGACCCTGGTAGTCAATTGGTTGAGTTGGCTGAATCAGAGGATTTCGATAAACTCGTTATTGGGGGCGGCAAAAGAAGTCCCATGGGAAAGATTCAGATCGGAAGCCTTGCTGAATTCATTTTATTGAACTCGCGGATAACCGTTTCACTCATCAGATGA
- a CDS encoding valine--tRNA ligase, protein MPSGEYDPDAVETKWQDRWVDEETYTYASSIVSASDSEFDPHLASESESSDEHTLDNSSDGAHVDIEADPDTAFSIDSPPPTVSGNLHWGHVYGFTLQDFVARFRRMRGSDVFFPFGYDDNGIASERLAEDELNVRHQEYERREFQQMTQEVCQQYEAEFTEKMQQLGISIDWNQTYQTISSDVKRTSQLSFIDLYEQGREYRKRAPTIWCPECETAISQVETEDDEQPSHFHDIAFELINKNNPRSEHRTDTFTISTTRPELLPACVAIFVHPDDDDNQDLVGADARVPLFDQTVPIIADERVDMETGSGIVMCCTFGDQTDIEWYQAHDLDLRIAIDESGTMTDVAGSYSGLDSTEARESIVADLSESGALLDRRKITHTVNVHERCGTNIEFLVKNQWYVKLLDKTDEYLAAGREMEWYPEKMFTRYKNWIEGLQWDWAISRQRSSGIPFPVWYCDACEHVVIAEKESLPVDPLSDDPPVESCPACNHDTFIPEDDVFDTWATSSLTPLINAGWDWNDNTETIEFGDSGLYPFNLRPQGHDIISFWLFHTVVKCYEHTGEVPFDSVMINGMVLDENREKMSKSKGNVIAPDEVITEYPVDAARYWAAGSAVGDDLPYSEKGIRAGEKLLRKLWNASKLVEDLTTDAPDPETMSHADLEAIDRWLLARIDTEIARLTEKFESREFSKARDGLRSVFWHTFCDDYLEIAKHRIREGTTGDAAAAYTLTVAHRRFLKLFAPILAHASEELWRDMYVSNSIDKTDDISSDSIHRQSWPNPLGIDANVDAGEAAMSVVGALRKYKSNAQLPMNATLDRVLIWGDIDGFESDIADVMHIETLESVSERPSIESVVTGVDLEYSLVGPAFGNAVSDIETAIESGEYEVVDDQLHTEGITLDPEMFDIQKRRQYTGDGEMLDLDTDDVIVIVQNN, encoded by the coding sequence ATGCCGAGCGGAGAATACGACCCCGACGCTGTCGAAACGAAATGGCAAGATCGCTGGGTCGACGAAGAGACCTATACATATGCATCTTCCATCGTCAGTGCTTCTGACTCTGAGTTTGACCCTCACTTGGCGTCCGAGTCTGAATCATCTGACGAACACACGCTTGATAATTCATCTGATGGAGCACATGTAGATATTGAAGCTGATCCTGATACCGCATTTTCAATTGACTCTCCACCACCAACAGTATCAGGTAATCTTCACTGGGGACATGTCTATGGATTTACGCTACAGGACTTCGTCGCGCGATTCAGACGGATGCGTGGTTCAGATGTCTTCTTCCCGTTCGGATATGATGATAATGGGATTGCTTCTGAACGACTTGCTGAAGATGAACTCAACGTTCGTCATCAGGAGTATGAACGTCGTGAATTCCAACAAATGACCCAAGAGGTGTGTCAGCAATATGAGGCTGAGTTCACCGAGAAAATGCAACAACTGGGTATCTCTATTGACTGGAATCAGACGTATCAAACAATTTCATCGGATGTCAAACGAACATCACAACTATCATTTATTGACCTCTATGAACAAGGTCGCGAGTATCGTAAACGCGCTCCGACTATTTGGTGCCCCGAGTGTGAAACAGCAATCTCACAGGTCGAAACTGAAGATGACGAACAACCGAGTCATTTTCATGATATTGCATTCGAGTTAATAAACAAAAATAACCCTCGTTCTGAACATCGGACAGATACGTTTACCATATCGACAACACGTCCTGAGCTACTACCTGCTTGTGTTGCAATCTTTGTTCATCCTGACGATGACGATAACCAGGACCTCGTCGGTGCCGATGCTCGTGTGCCCCTCTTTGATCAAACAGTTCCAATAATTGCAGATGAACGCGTTGACATGGAGACTGGGTCAGGGATTGTGATGTGTTGTACCTTCGGAGACCAGACCGATATTGAGTGGTATCAGGCACACGACCTTGATCTTCGAATCGCCATTGACGAATCGGGAACAATGACAGACGTTGCAGGTTCATATAGTGGTCTTGATTCAACTGAAGCTCGCGAATCGATTGTCGCTGACCTTTCAGAGAGTGGCGCACTCTTAGACCGTCGAAAAATCACACACACAGTGAACGTACATGAACGCTGTGGGACGAATATCGAATTCCTTGTTAAAAACCAATGGTATGTCAAATTATTAGATAAAACTGATGAGTATCTCGCTGCTGGTCGGGAAATGGAATGGTATCCTGAGAAAATGTTCACTCGATATAAAAATTGGATCGAGGGACTTCAGTGGGATTGGGCTATCTCACGACAGCGTTCTTCAGGCATTCCGTTTCCTGTCTGGTACTGTGATGCATGCGAACATGTTGTTATTGCAGAAAAAGAATCATTACCTGTTGACCCGCTTAGTGATGATCCACCAGTAGAATCATGTCCTGCGTGTAATCATGATACATTCATTCCCGAAGATGACGTCTTTGACACATGGGCAACCTCATCGCTCACACCGCTCATCAATGCTGGATGGGACTGGAATGATAATACTGAAACTATTGAGTTTGGAGATTCAGGATTGTATCCATTTAATCTTCGCCCCCAGGGCCATGATATCATCTCATTTTGGCTCTTTCATACCGTTGTGAAATGTTATGAGCATACTGGAGAGGTCCCCTTCGACAGTGTGATGATTAATGGAATGGTTCTTGATGAGAATCGAGAGAAAATGTCGAAATCTAAAGGTAATGTGATTGCCCCTGATGAGGTTATCACAGAATATCCGGTTGATGCCGCACGATATTGGGCAGCTGGATCCGCGGTCGGTGATGATCTTCCCTATTCTGAAAAAGGTATCCGTGCTGGAGAAAAGCTGCTTCGAAAGCTATGGAATGCATCAAAACTCGTTGAAGATCTCACCACTGATGCACCTGACCCTGAAACAATGTCTCACGCTGATCTTGAGGCGATTGACCGATGGCTTCTCGCTCGAATCGATACCGAAATCGCTCGACTTACTGAGAAATTTGAATCACGTGAGTTCTCAAAAGCTCGAGATGGTCTTCGCAGCGTCTTCTGGCACACGTTTTGTGACGATTATCTTGAAATTGCAAAACACCGAATACGGGAAGGGACCACCGGCGATGCTGCCGCTGCATACACGCTGACAGTTGCACATCGGCGTTTTCTTAAGCTATTTGCTCCAATCCTAGCACACGCGAGTGAAGAATTATGGCGCGACATGTACGTTTCAAATTCTATCGACAAGACGGACGATATCTCGAGCGATAGCATCCATCGTCAGTCATGGCCAAACCCACTTGGCATTGATGCTAATGTCGATGCTGGCGAAGCAGCAATGTCGGTCGTCGGTGCGCTTCGAAAATACAAAAGTAACGCTCAACTCCCAATGAACGCAACACTTGATCGGGTTCTTATTTGGGGAGATATCGACGGTTTTGAGTCTGATATCGCGGACGTCATGCATATTGAGACACTTGAATCAGTGAGTGAACGCCCATCAATTGAATCCGTTGTCACTGGCGTTGATCTCGAGTACTCCCTTGTCGGTCCTGCCTTTGGCAATGCTGTCTCTGATATTGAAACAGCTATTGAATCAGGAGAGTACGAGGTTGTCGATGATCAACTTCATACAGAAGGTATAACGCTTGACCCTGAGATGTTTGACATTCAAAAACGCCGACAGTACACTGGTGACGGTGAAATGCTTGATCTTGACACTGATGACGTGATTGTTATTGTCCAGAATAATTGA
- a CDS encoding Hvo_1808 family surface protein has protein sequence MSRRISRASIALSLLIVLAGCSGGGSLFNPNVGEDSSSTESATAEGIGQKNGTGPPAAVATPDSDFSDPAGDPLGWEAGYWYNESIEVDQADGLTDAEMKAYVGRAMARVEYLRQLEFKSSVPVSVISRSEYRSQRDESTRSSENQEFQQWNNQVWEALFAVGESESTQQAIEETRGSSVAGFYDPRDDAITIVTDTPDTPTIENTTLIHELVHAVQDQQYDLTKDRYAATTQDGQLATDGLIEGDARYVESAYGDRCGSSWECVELPDDTDEDSGSSGGPSNLGIFVTIFQPYSDGVGYINHLRESGGWDAVNDRFKSPPVASEQVIHRTDETPQPISYTDRSSAKWERFESVGQDGSDTVGEASIFVMFWNQARTVGAETVRPQTLTQPTNQYDAYNYIADPSTGWENDRLFPYQTQNGVSTESESEYGYVWVTTWESNEDATEFRNAYRSILTARDATTPQRTESENTGSTAKTAKTTTYVIPDGAYADAFRVTQDGTQVTIVNGPDVTSLDNIRAQSKPSPA, from the coding sequence ATGTCGCGGCGAATCTCACGTGCCTCTATAGCACTCAGTCTCCTCATTGTCCTCGCAGGGTGTAGTGGGGGTGGGTCGCTTTTTAATCCGAATGTCGGAGAAGATTCATCATCCACCGAGTCAGCCACAGCAGAAGGTATCGGACAGAAAAATGGTACTGGTCCACCAGCAGCCGTTGCGACGCCAGACTCAGACTTCAGTGACCCTGCTGGTGATCCACTTGGGTGGGAAGCGGGCTATTGGTATAATGAATCAATCGAAGTTGACCAGGCAGATGGGCTTACAGATGCGGAAATGAAAGCATATGTTGGACGGGCAATGGCTCGTGTTGAATACCTTCGACAACTGGAGTTCAAATCATCAGTCCCCGTCTCCGTTATCTCACGGTCGGAATACCGCTCGCAAAGAGATGAAAGCACACGATCATCAGAGAATCAAGAATTTCAACAGTGGAATAATCAAGTGTGGGAAGCGCTGTTTGCTGTTGGTGAGTCAGAAAGTACACAGCAAGCGATTGAAGAAACACGAGGCTCGTCTGTTGCTGGCTTTTATGATCCTCGCGATGATGCAATCACAATCGTTACCGACACACCAGATACGCCGACAATTGAAAATACAACACTGATTCATGAACTTGTCCACGCAGTACAGGATCAACAGTATGACCTCACGAAAGATCGATACGCAGCAACAACACAAGATGGACAATTAGCTACTGATGGATTAATTGAGGGGGATGCAAGATACGTCGAATCAGCGTATGGTGATCGCTGTGGAAGCAGTTGGGAGTGCGTTGAGCTCCCAGATGATACCGACGAAGATAGCGGGTCAAGTGGTGGTCCATCGAATCTGGGAATCTTTGTAACGATTTTCCAGCCGTACTCAGACGGTGTTGGATATATCAATCATCTCCGTGAGTCAGGCGGATGGGATGCTGTCAATGATCGATTCAAATCACCGCCAGTCGCGAGTGAGCAAGTTATTCACCGAACCGATGAGACACCACAGCCAATTAGCTACACTGATCGATCATCCGCGAAATGGGAGCGGTTTGAATCAGTCGGACAGGATGGATCTGACACTGTTGGAGAAGCGTCGATATTTGTGATGTTTTGGAATCAAGCACGAACTGTCGGTGCTGAAACGGTCAGACCACAAACGCTCACCCAACCGACCAATCAGTATGATGCGTATAATTATATCGCTGACCCATCGACAGGATGGGAAAATGATCGATTGTTCCCATATCAGACACAAAATGGGGTGTCAACTGAATCTGAATCTGAATATGGATATGTATGGGTGACGACATGGGAAAGTAATGAAGACGCGACAGAATTCCGGAATGCATACCGCTCGATCCTCACCGCTCGTGATGCAACGACGCCACAACGAACGGAATCTGAGAATACTGGATCGACAGCAAAAACAGCAAAAACAACAACATATGTTATACCGGATGGAGCATATGCTGATGCCTTTCGAGTCACGCAAGATGGCACACAAGTTACAATCGTTAATGGACCAGATGTTACGTCTCTGGACAATATCCGAGCACAATCAAAGCCATCACCAGCATAG
- a CDS encoding non-histone chromosomal MC1 family protein, translated as MVREDGKRNFVMLEDGEKTRQFTGRMPRQAALKAARRLEGYDGYNSESAAKDNPTKIRLLERGTDRIHVYHAWAWMDDAPSDKPEWMEGEISTVTKGNVSKQEIEHLE; from the coding sequence ATGGTACGTGAAGATGGAAAACGAAATTTTGTCATGCTCGAAGATGGTGAAAAGACCCGACAATTCACTGGACGAATGCCAAGGCAGGCAGCGTTGAAAGCTGCACGGCGGCTGGAGGGGTACGATGGGTACAATTCTGAGTCTGCGGCAAAAGATAATCCAACAAAAATTCGATTACTTGAGCGTGGGACAGATCGCATACATGTCTATCATGCATGGGCATGGATGGATGATGCACCTAGTGATAAGCCTGAGTGGATGGAAGGTGAGATATCAACGGTTACGAAGGGAAACGTTTCCAAACAAGAAATTGAGCATCTTGAATAA
- a CDS encoding dihydroorotase, with protein MPSVFKSARLPDGRIRDVRVTDETITAVSDSISPASDETVFDARGMLLFPGAIDVHVHFREPGGEHKETWKTGSQSAAAGGVTTVVDQPNTNPPTTTKTAYTSKAALAADSVVDYGINGGVTPDWNPDTLFECPLFALGEVFLADSTGKMGIDKTLFRQALIRAAKTEIPVTIHAEDAAQFNTDIYGHESGGTGTDAAVDIWSQYRSATAEIKAIERAIEIATEVGADIHIAHTSTPAGVDAATASNVTCEVTPHHLFLSRDNAAKLGTYGRMNPPLRSEARRKELWDRLIAGDIDMIATDHAPHTYDEKAASLWDAPSGVPGVETMLPLLFERARRDEISYERIRDVTARNPASRFGLNNKGHIAVGYDADLILIDPTATQTIKGDILHSKCTWTPFDGMNGIFPELTMVRGTVVYDGESFGPTVGMNVTTSE; from the coding sequence ATGCCAAGCGTATTCAAATCAGCACGACTTCCAGATGGTCGCATCCGCGATGTTCGAGTTACTGATGAGACGATCACAGCTGTCTCGGATTCGATCTCGCCTGCATCAGATGAGACCGTGTTTGATGCACGCGGTATGCTCCTTTTTCCAGGAGCAATTGATGTTCATGTACACTTTCGTGAACCCGGTGGAGAACATAAAGAAACGTGGAAGACGGGATCTCAAAGCGCTGCAGCCGGTGGTGTGACGACTGTTGTTGATCAGCCAAATACTAATCCCCCGACAACGACAAAAACTGCATACACATCGAAGGCGGCGCTGGCGGCGGATTCAGTCGTTGATTATGGCATTAACGGTGGTGTTACCCCTGATTGGAACCCAGACACTCTCTTTGAATGCCCATTATTCGCGCTTGGCGAGGTTTTTCTTGCCGACTCAACCGGAAAGATGGGGATTGATAAGACTCTCTTTCGGCAGGCGCTCATTAGGGCAGCCAAGACTGAGATTCCGGTGACGATCCATGCTGAAGATGCAGCACAATTTAATACAGATATATATGGTCATGAGTCAGGTGGAACTGGGACTGACGCTGCTGTTGACATTTGGAGTCAGTATCGCTCAGCAACAGCTGAAATCAAGGCGATTGAGCGAGCCATTGAAATCGCAACAGAGGTTGGTGCCGATATCCATATTGCACATACAAGCACCCCAGCAGGTGTTGATGCGGCAACAGCAAGTAATGTCACATGTGAGGTAACACCACATCATCTCTTTTTGTCTCGTGATAATGCAGCCAAACTTGGAACATATGGGCGTATGAACCCGCCACTTCGGAGTGAAGCACGTCGAAAAGAGCTTTGGGACCGACTCATTGCTGGCGATATAGACATGATAGCAACCGATCATGCACCACACACCTATGATGAAAAAGCAGCCTCGCTGTGGGATGCACCAAGTGGGGTACCTGGCGTTGAGACAATGCTTCCGTTATTATTCGAACGCGCCCGTCGAGATGAGATTAGTTATGAACGTATTCGTGACGTCACCGCCCGTAATCCAGCATCCCGATTTGGGCTCAATAATAAGGGTCATATCGCTGTTGGCTATGATGCTGATCTTATCCTTATCGATCCGACTGCTACTCAAACAATCAAAGGTGATATACTTCACTCAAAATGCACATGGACACCCTTTGATGGAATGAACGGGATCTTCCCAGAATTGACAATGGTTCGTGGGACAGTGGTATATGATGGCGAGTCGTTTGGACCAACAGTCGGTATGAACGTGACTACTAGCGAATAG
- a CDS encoding cysteine hydrolase family protein, with translation MADYSFDTDTTAIVVVDMQIGFCDPSGNMYAPGSEAVVDDVRTLVTDAQDAGARVVYTRDVHPSGQFDDAHYYDEFERWGEHVREGDSETALVDGLEVRSQDHVVIKHTYDAFYNTELDGWLRAHGIDDLIFCGTLANVCVLHTAGSAGLRDYRPVLIEDAIGAIEPNHHEYALDHAEWLFGEVCSRADIKFV, from the coding sequence ATGGCTGACTATTCATTTGATACAGATACGACCGCCATCGTTGTTGTTGATATGCAAATAGGCTTTTGTGATCCCTCTGGGAACATGTATGCTCCAGGCAGTGAGGCCGTTGTTGATGACGTTCGTACTCTTGTCACAGATGCACAGGATGCAGGTGCTCGTGTTGTGTATACGCGCGACGTGCATCCGTCAGGTCAATTTGATGATGCGCACTATTATGATGAGTTTGAACGCTGGGGTGAGCACGTCCGCGAAGGAGACTCGGAAACGGCGCTTGTTGATGGACTTGAGGTTCGCTCACAGGATCACGTTGTCATCAAACATACCTACGATGCATTTTATAATACCGAACTTGATGGGTGGCTTCGTGCACATGGTATTGATGATCTCATCTTCTGTGGGACGCTCGCGAATGTCTGTGTGCTTCACACTGCTGGCAGTGCTGGACTTCGAGATTATCGTCCGGTGCTCATTGAGGATGCAATCGGTGCGATTGAACCAAATCACCATGAATACGCACTTGATCACGCTGAGTGGCTTTTCGGAGAGGTCTGCTCACGTGCCGATATCAAATTTGTTTGA
- a CDS encoding DUF5806 family protein, with amino-acid sequence MNSADENDSEIEEDNVTQDENHDRGHHEEQMTERDVTTQANPTDNESDDHNSATTVSNTPSDTQADMTETQTVPSTEADDEMNASGQSSPPDVAKYARFKKVDGAQYDRVNNFLRDRTYITAREWAIARLCSDFRTETGVEMTKIGTNLPQLVPFMTDTYTPQAVNQARSSFEEKVTKAGATFLYGAMSGFFTADELDKLMYEVTETAKFLLEVEGVDLSVADELEAEDRISTVMREVREASDDLRTTENVDADTDADTSTESGSHTD; translated from the coding sequence ATGAACAGTGCTGACGAGAACGACAGTGAAATAGAGGAAGATAATGTCACCCAAGATGAGAACCATGACCGCGGTCATCACGAAGAACAGATGACCGAACGGGATGTCACAACACAGGCTAATCCGACAGATAATGAATCGGATGACCACAATAGCGCCACTACTGTCTCGAACACGCCCAGCGACACTCAAGCGGATATGACAGAGACACAGACGGTACCATCGACTGAAGCGGACGATGAAATGAATGCTAGTGGGCAGTCATCACCACCTGATGTAGCGAAGTATGCACGATTCAAGAAGGTCGATGGAGCACAGTATGACCGGGTTAATAATTTTCTCCGAGATCGAACATATATCACTGCTCGGGAGTGGGCTATTGCCCGACTTTGCTCTGACTTCCGGACAGAGACCGGCGTCGAGATGACAAAGATTGGAACAAACCTACCACAATTAGTTCCCTTCATGACAGACACATATACACCACAAGCGGTCAATCAGGCACGATCATCATTTGAGGAAAAGGTCACAAAAGCCGGTGCAACATTTCTTTATGGAGCGATGTCCGGGTTCTTCACCGCTGATGAGCTTGATAAACTGATGTATGAGGTCACAGAGACGGCTAAATTCTTACTTGAGGTTGAAGGGGTTGACCTTTCAGTTGCTGATGAATTAGAAGCCGAAGACCGAATCTCAACTGTGATGCGAGAAGTACGTGAAGCAAGCGATGACCTTCGGACGACCGAAAATGTCGATGCTGACACTGATGCTGATACTAGCACTGAGAGTGGGTCTCATACTGATTAA
- a CDS encoding nicotinate phosphoribosyltransferase codes for MDFDIIDTEAITSGTATDAYFERTETTLQHADRNPTITAEVTADQFPDGNFEMIAGVKNAVALLEGRNVDVNSLLPGRLFDGGPVFRIQGKYLDFARLETSILGFLSHASGVATAAANARKAAPSSTVLSFGARHVHPTIAAMVERSALIAGVDGFSHMAAGDVLDRTAGGTMPHALLICFGRGEQEQAWQAFDEAVPEAVPRIALCDTYSDEADEALRAARTLGDRLDGVRLDTTGSRRGDFQHIIREVQWTLDTHGYEDVDIFVSGGLNPNDLLNLRDVADGFGIGGYISNADPVDFALDIVAVDDEPVAKRGKLAGIKSVYRTSEGGHHIGLHDQPSPDDSESLLNPVIRDGKVVDHIDFGIDAAVDRATQDRNRCGYEINIE; via the coding sequence ATGGATTTTGATATCATCGACACTGAGGCAATTACTTCTGGGACGGCGACAGATGCATATTTTGAGCGAACAGAAACAACACTCCAGCATGCTGATCGAAATCCAACCATTACCGCCGAGGTAACCGCCGATCAATTTCCAGATGGAAATTTCGAGATGATAGCCGGAGTCAAAAATGCTGTTGCGTTACTCGAGGGGCGCAATGTCGATGTCAACTCACTCCTCCCTGGCCGTCTATTCGATGGTGGACCGGTCTTTCGTATTCAAGGAAAGTATCTTGATTTTGCCCGTCTTGAGACATCGATATTAGGATTTTTATCACATGCATCTGGGGTTGCAACAGCCGCAGCGAATGCCCGGAAAGCTGCTCCATCATCAACTGTCCTCTCATTCGGTGCTCGACATGTGCATCCAACAATTGCAGCGATGGTTGAACGAAGCGCACTCATCGCTGGGGTTGATGGATTCTCACATATGGCTGCAGGCGATGTTCTTGACCGTACAGCCGGAGGAACGATGCCACATGCACTGCTAATTTGCTTTGGACGTGGCGAACAAGAGCAAGCGTGGCAAGCATTTGATGAAGCTGTTCCTGAGGCTGTGCCTCGAATTGCACTGTGCGATACATACTCTGATGAGGCTGATGAGGCGCTTCGAGCGGCGCGGACCCTCGGTGACCGGCTCGATGGTGTGCGGCTTGATACAACAGGATCACGCCGTGGCGATTTCCAACATATTATTCGTGAAGTGCAGTGGACGCTGGATACACATGGATACGAAGATGTCGATATTTTTGTCTCAGGCGGACTCAATCCAAATGATCTACTCAATCTTCGCGATGTCGCAGACGGATTTGGTATTGGTGGATATATTTCAAATGCAGACCCAGTTGACTTTGCGCTTGATATTGTTGCTGTTGATGATGAACCGGTCGCCAAGCGCGGAAAGCTTGCTGGCATTAAATCTGTGTACAGAACATCGGAGGGTGGTCATCATATCGGTCTTCATGATCAACCATCACCCGATGACAGTGAATCCCTTCTCAACCCTGTGATCCGGGATGGCAAAGTGGTTGATCATATCGACTTTGGTATCGATGCCGCAGTCGATCGAGCAACCCAAGACCGTAATCGGTGTGGATATGAAATAAATATAGAATAA
- a CDS encoding quinone-dependent dihydroorotate dehydrogenase, with protein sequence MVIKQLYRAFRPLLFALPPETAHRLVHTGLETVQQTPIEHGFSNQFRVDNDRLQVEEFGQSFDNPIGVAAGFDKNAELPAILGALGFGHVEVGGVTAVSQSGNMRPRMFRLVEDEALINRMGLNNEGADVIGERLSSHRREIDHCGPVGVNIALSESTPTDEAPADYQYTYEQIAESADYVAVNVSCPNSEGMQDLQQRDSLSRIMDALTNAGAETVLVKLAPELSLSAIEDVIDLVDIFDLDGIITTNTTTERPENLESTKQTERGGLSGAPIEDHATKLVQLVAKRTDVPIIGVGGVSDAAGAYAKIRAGASLVQLYTGLVYQGPTLARDINMGLLQLLEDDGFDSIESAIGADI encoded by the coding sequence GTGGTAATTAAACAACTCTATCGTGCATTTCGACCGCTATTATTCGCACTCCCGCCAGAAACAGCCCATCGACTCGTCCATACTGGGTTAGAGACCGTTCAACAGACACCAATTGAACATGGTTTTAGCAATCAGTTTCGAGTCGATAATGATCGGCTCCAAGTTGAGGAGTTTGGACAGTCATTTGATAATCCTATTGGCGTCGCTGCTGGGTTTGATAAAAATGCCGAACTACCAGCCATTCTTGGGGCGCTTGGATTCGGACATGTGGAGGTAGGCGGCGTCACCGCTGTATCACAGTCCGGAAATATGCGTCCACGGATGTTTCGATTGGTGGAGGATGAGGCGCTGATTAATCGGATGGGATTAAACAACGAGGGTGCAGATGTTATTGGTGAGCGATTATCCAGTCACCGACGTGAGATTGATCACTGCGGTCCAGTTGGTGTGAATATTGCGTTGTCAGAGTCAACGCCGACTGATGAAGCACCAGCAGATTATCAATATACATATGAACAGATTGCAGAGAGTGCAGATTACGTCGCAGTCAATGTTTCATGTCCGAATAGTGAGGGTATGCAAGATTTACAACAGCGTGATTCACTCAGTCGGATTATGGATGCACTCACTAATGCCGGCGCGGAGACAGTTTTAGTAAAGCTTGCACCGGAGCTTTCTCTCAGTGCGATTGAGGATGTTATTGATCTTGTTGATATATTTGATCTTGATGGCATAATTACAACAAACACGACCACAGAACGTCCTGAGAATCTTGAGTCCACTAAGCAAACAGAGCGTGGGGGACTCTCAGGTGCACCAATTGAAGACCACGCAACAAAGTTAGTTCAACTCGTTGCAAAGCGAACAGATGTCCCTATCATTGGTGTTGGCGGAGTGAGCGACGCAGCAGGAGCGTACGCAAAGATTCGAGCAGGTGCAAGTCTCGTGCAGTTATATACTGGATTGGTATATCAAGGACCGACGCTTGCTCGGGATATCAATATGGGATTACTTCAACTACTGGAGGATGATGGGTTTGATTCAATTGAGTCAGCTATTGGTGCAGATATATAA
- a CDS encoding TIGR00296 family protein produces MPKAQAVSLSYDDGARAVELARESVESYVLHGQREQPGSMRDSFYSRTGAFVRIRSTRGRGRLRGCAGSSRTSDQLGHAIVDAAIQAASSDSCGSEVEQPELSNLVVSVCIVCEHVSTDTPVEDVELGTHGLVIDRNDKHEWMYPTIPVENDWNKQQFFTRASRKAGLSPLAWQDEATTVTLFEGQVFRERPDGGSIEEL; encoded by the coding sequence ATGCCAAAGGCGCAGGCCGTTTCCCTTTCCTATGATGATGGGGCAAGAGCGGTCGAGTTAGCGCGTGAATCTGTCGAATCATATGTTCTTCATGGACAACGTGAACAGCCAGGAAGTATGCGCGATTCCTTTTATTCTCGGACAGGGGCATTCGTCCGCATTCGGTCAACCCGTGGGCGGGGTCGACTTCGTGGATGTGCTGGTTCATCTCGAACTAGCGACCAACTTGGTCATGCTATTGTTGATGCAGCAATTCAAGCAGCATCAAGTGACTCTTGTGGGTCAGAAGTCGAACAACCTGAGTTATCAAATCTTGTTGTTTCCGTTTGTATTGTTTGTGAGCACGTCTCAACCGACACTCCTGTCGAGGATGTTGAACTTGGCACTCATGGGCTTGTTATTGATCGTAATGATAAACACGAATGGATGTATCCAACAATCCCTGTTGAGAATGATTGGAACAAGCAGCAGTTTTTCACTCGCGCCTCTCGGAAGGCTGGACTCAGCCCATTAGCCTGGCAAGATGAGGCTACTACGGTAACGTTATTTGAGGGGCAGGTATTTCGCGAGCGTCCTGATGGTGGCAGCATTGAAGAATTGTAA